The following are from one region of the Methanoculleus caldifontis genome:
- a CDS encoding PEGA domain-containing protein, whose amino-acid sequence MGTIAVTSSPLGAAVYLDSGYQGTTSAASGQLTLPGIPVGVHRVDVLKEGYGPFTATVTVANGQTVPVTATLNDEDLDGDGLPDGFENGYRDGFGRWQTLNPYLIDTDGDGLSDGFEAGEMVIDANGKTYFKQRSDPTKADTDGDGLNDLAEFEYGTDPFNPDTDGDGLRDSADPDPLTPQAGGDVDLAKIGRAIILGAVFGETGLPGGLFYGMVGEETASSPYYMVGWIGFSCLPAVGGIADIRDAVQAILNGDPVGAAMNAAGAIPGPGDGIKITGAIACYTGKFPWKARELGVLLSKELLGSLPDAIKIQVWDLLFDGAGSALRNTHGVPVEAIEALAKKNVDLVHVRGFLEATFDGNWVTRKNMDVNDYIAEHFRTHGHEFIPPILTEVEYKQRATALINRRDSGPNGVELYYQEGHDTLVVYDRIAKELASGTKGGLIVTFYKTDDAYISSIASRLTRLN is encoded by the coding sequence GTGGGCACGATCGCGGTGACATCCTCCCCGCTGGGAGCGGCGGTCTACCTCGATTCCGGGTATCAGGGTACCACCTCGGCGGCCTCCGGGCAGCTGACCCTTCCGGGCATCCCCGTCGGCGTGCACCGGGTCGACGTCCTGAAGGAAGGCTACGGGCCGTTCACCGCGACGGTGACGGTCGCAAACGGCCAGACCGTACCGGTGACCGCGACCCTGAACGATGAGGACCTGGACGGAGACGGCCTGCCGGACGGCTTCGAGAACGGGTATCGCGACGGATTCGGCAGGTGGCAGACCCTCAACCCGTATCTGATCGACACCGACGGGGACGGGCTCTCGGACGGCTTTGAGGCCGGGGAGATGGTCATCGACGCGAACGGCAAGACCTACTTCAAGCAGCGGAGCGACCCGACGAAGGCGGATACCGACGGGGACGGGCTCAATGATCTTGCGGAGTTCGAGTACGGTACCGATCCCTTCAACCCGGACACCGATGGGGACGGCCTCCGTGACAGTGCCGACCCCGACCCGCTGACGCCGCAAGCCGGCGGCGACGTCGATCTCGCCAAGATCGGGCGGGCCATCATCCTCGGTGCGGTCTTCGGGGAGACCGGGCTTCCGGGTGGGCTCTTCTACGGGATGGTCGGGGAAGAGACCGCTTCCTCGCCCTACTACATGGTCGGCTGGATCGGGTTCTCCTGTCTGCCTGCCGTCGGTGGGATCGCCGATATTCGCGACGCGGTGCAGGCGATCCTCAACGGCGATCCCGTCGGCGCGGCGATGAACGCCGCGGGCGCGATCCCCGGGCCCGGGGACGGGATCAAGATCACGGGGGCGATCGCCTGCTACACCGGGAAGTTCCCGTGGAAGGCGCGGGAGCTTGGGGTATTGCTCTCGAAGGAACTCCTGGGGTCGTTGCCGGACGCGATTAAGATCCAGGTCTGGGATCTGCTCTTCGATGGGGCCGGGAGCGCGCTGCGCAACACGCATGGTGTTCCGGTAGAAGCGATTGAGGCATTAGCCAAGAAGAATGTTGACCTCGTCCATGTCAGGGGATTCCTCGAAGCGACGTTTGATGGGAATTGGGTGACGAGGAAGAATATGGACGTGAATGACTATATCGCCGAACACTTCAGAACACATGGGCATGAGTTTATTCCTCCGATACTGACCGAGGTGGAGTACAAGCAAAGGGCGACGGCCTTGATCAACCGGAGAGATAGTGGACCAAATGGAGTGGAGTTGTATTACCAGGAGGGACACGATACTCTTGTGGTCTATGATCGCATTGCCAAGGAGTTAGCCAGCGGGACGAAGGGCGGGTTGATTGTGACGTTCTATAAAACGGATGATGCATATATCTCAAGCATCGCTAGCAGACTCACGAGACTGAACTAA